From the genome of Pseudomonas yamanorum, one region includes:
- a CDS encoding ATP-dependent DNA helicase, whose amino-acid sequence MSYSVAVRALCEFTAKVGDLDLRFTPSPSAQEGIVGHRTVASRRSAHYQNEVALEGEYQQLKVRGRADGYDPDRNQLEEVKTYRGDLDKQPANHRQLHWAQVKVYGWLMCQKLGLSEIVLALVYFDIVGEHETLLSQRFQADDLQAFFRQQCALFLGWAEQEMYQREARNAAATALGFPHAAFRPGQRPLAETVYKAVSTGRCLMAQAPTGIGKTVGTIFPMLKALAPQQLDKVFFLTAKTPGRKLALDAAQVLYDSSPDLPLRVLELVARDKACEHLDKACHGDSCPLAKGFYDRLPAAREAASRVRLLDQRNLREVALAHGVCPYYLSQEMARWSDVVVADYNYYFDFGAMLFGLAQLNQWRVAVLVDEAHNLVDRGRSMYSAALDQYTLKTLREIAPEPLKKPLQRLNREWNALHKEQVAPYQAYAQKPDKLLHALSLCTSAMGEYFNDHPEALNGELQAFYFEALQFAKVAELFNEHFIFDISKREHSGKRSSSNLCLRNVVPAEFIRPRLTAARSSVLFSATLSPRHYYADLLGMPPDTAWVDVESPFKAEQLQVHIVDRISTRFVHRQASLEPIVELIAAQFAQQPGNYLAFFSSFDYLQQVAQLLAERHPHITLWQQSRGMAEAERQGFLDQFTQHSQGIGFAVLGGAFGEGIDLPGTRLIGAFIATLGLAQLNPVNEQLKLRMGAIFGAGYDYTYLYPGIQKVVQAAGRVIRSQQDRGVVMLIDDRFGEARVRQLLPRWWSITSADTPHPVTGG is encoded by the coding sequence TTGAGTTACAGCGTCGCGGTGCGTGCGTTGTGTGAATTCACCGCCAAGGTCGGCGACCTCGACCTGCGTTTTACCCCGTCTCCCAGCGCCCAAGAAGGGATTGTCGGCCACCGCACCGTGGCTTCGCGGCGCAGCGCCCACTACCAGAATGAAGTCGCGCTGGAAGGTGAATACCAGCAGTTGAAAGTCCGGGGCAGGGCGGATGGCTACGACCCGGACCGCAACCAGCTGGAAGAGGTGAAAACCTATCGCGGCGACCTCGACAAGCAGCCGGCCAACCATCGGCAGCTGCACTGGGCCCAGGTCAAGGTCTACGGCTGGTTGATGTGCCAGAAGCTCGGGTTGTCGGAGATTGTCCTGGCGCTGGTGTACTTCGACATTGTTGGCGAGCACGAAACGCTGCTCAGCCAACGCTTTCAGGCGGACGACCTGCAGGCTTTCTTCCGTCAGCAATGCGCGCTGTTCCTCGGCTGGGCCGAACAGGAAATGTACCAGCGCGAAGCCCGCAACGCCGCAGCAACTGCGCTGGGCTTTCCCCATGCAGCGTTTCGTCCCGGCCAGCGGCCACTCGCGGAAACGGTCTACAAGGCCGTCAGCACCGGTCGCTGCCTGATGGCCCAGGCGCCCACCGGTATCGGCAAGACCGTCGGCACTATTTTCCCGATGCTCAAGGCCCTGGCCCCCCAGCAACTGGACAAGGTGTTCTTCCTTACGGCCAAGACCCCGGGCCGAAAATTGGCGCTGGATGCCGCGCAAGTGCTGTATGACAGCAGCCCGGATTTGCCGCTGCGGGTACTGGAGCTGGTAGCCCGGGACAAGGCCTGCGAGCATCTCGACAAAGCCTGTCACGGCGACTCGTGCCCACTGGCCAAGGGTTTTTACGACCGCTTGCCGGCTGCCCGTGAAGCCGCATCTCGCGTGCGGCTGCTGGACCAGCGCAACCTGCGGGAAGTCGCCCTGGCCCATGGCGTCTGCCCCTATTACCTGAGCCAGGAAATGGCGCGCTGGAGCGATGTGGTGGTCGCCGACTACAACTACTACTTCGACTTCGGCGCCATGCTGTTCGGCCTGGCGCAGCTCAACCAGTGGCGGGTCGCAGTGCTGGTGGACGAGGCCCATAACCTGGTGGACCGAGGTCGTTCGATGTACAGCGCAGCCCTCGACCAATACACCCTCAAGACCCTGCGGGAGATCGCGCCCGAGCCGCTGAAGAAGCCCCTCCAGCGCCTGAACCGTGAGTGGAATGCCTTGCACAAGGAACAAGTGGCGCCGTATCAGGCCTACGCCCAGAAACCCGACAAACTGCTGCACGCCTTGAGCCTGTGCACCAGCGCCATGGGCGAGTATTTCAACGACCATCCCGAAGCGCTCAATGGCGAGCTGCAAGCCTTCTACTTCGAGGCCTTGCAGTTTGCCAAGGTCGCCGAACTGTTCAACGAACACTTCATCTTCGACATCAGCAAGCGCGAACACAGCGGCAAGCGCAGCTCATCGAACCTGTGCCTGCGCAACGTGGTGCCTGCCGAATTCATTCGGCCACGGCTGACGGCAGCCCGCAGCAGCGTGCTGTTTTCCGCGACCTTGAGCCCTCGGCATTACTACGCGGATTTGCTGGGAATGCCGCCGGACACGGCCTGGGTCGATGTGGAATCGCCGTTCAAGGCCGAGCAGTTGCAGGTGCATATCGTCGACCGGATCTCCACCCGGTTTGTGCATCGACAGGCGTCACTGGAGCCCATCGTCGAGCTGATCGCAGCGCAGTTTGCGCAGCAGCCGGGCAACTACCTGGCGTTCTTCAGCAGCTTCGATTATCTGCAGCAAGTGGCGCAATTGCTTGCCGAGCGACACCCGCACATCACCCTGTGGCAGCAGTCACGGGGCATGGCCGAGGCCGAACGTCAGGGATTTCTCGACCAGTTCACCCAGCACAGCCAGGGCATCGGTTTTGCCGTGCTCGGCGGCGCATTCGGCGAAGGCATCGACCTGCCGGGAACCCGCCTGATCGGTGCATTTATCGCCACCCTGGGCCTGGCGCAACTCAACCCGGTGAATGAGCAGCTCAAACTGCGGATGGGCGCGATCTTCGGTGCCGGTTACGACTACACCTACTTGTACCCTGGCATCCAAAAGGTGGTGCAGGCCGCGGGGCGGGTGATTCGCAGCCAGCAGGACCGGGGCGTGGTGATGCTGATCGATGACCGCTTTGGTGAAGCGCGGGTGCGGCAGCTATTGCCGCGCTGGTGGTCGATCACTTCGGCGGATACACCGCATCCCGTAACTGGTGGGTGA
- a CDS encoding serine hydrolase domain-containing protein produces MQPPASYLVPLAASLCATLACADSPDPLLAKRVDAVVDSAIADQRLVGTVVLVLRDGQLVYHRAAGLADREAGRPMTEDTIFRLASVTKPLVSAAAMHLVEQGRLGLDDPVSRWLPDFNPKLADGTTPVITVSQLLNHTAGLSYGFLESTRGPYRTAGVSDGLGEPEISFAENLKRIASVPLSYPPGKGWQYSMATDVLGAVLEQASGQSLPVLMRESVTGPLGLTDTGFSVTDIKRLSAAYQDGSPQPLRMVDKATITSGNSTALFDVRRILDPHAYPSGGAGMAGTAGDVARFLETIRQGGAPILSAHSVQLMVTDHVGAMVQTQDPGWGFGYGWAVLNEPALTGTPQSRGTFEWGGAYGHSWFVDPQQKLTVVALTNTAYEGMSGLFTHQLRDAVYPPK; encoded by the coding sequence ATGCAGCCTCCTGCCAGCTACCTCGTGCCCCTTGCCGCCTCCCTCTGCGCCACCCTCGCCTGCGCCGACAGCCCGGACCCGCTGCTCGCCAAGCGGGTGGATGCGGTGGTCGACAGCGCCATTGCCGACCAGCGCCTGGTGGGCACCGTGGTGCTGGTGCTGCGGGACGGGCAGCTCGTGTATCACCGTGCTGCCGGCCTGGCGGACCGCGAAGCCGGGCGCCCGATGACAGAGGACACGATCTTTCGCCTGGCATCGGTGACCAAACCGCTGGTCTCCGCCGCCGCGATGCACCTGGTGGAACAAGGTCGCTTGGGCCTTGACGATCCGGTCAGCCGCTGGCTTCCTGACTTCAATCCCAAGCTGGCGGATGGCACCACACCGGTGATCACCGTCAGCCAGTTGCTTAACCACACCGCAGGCCTGAGCTATGGATTCCTGGAAAGTACCCGCGGTCCCTACCGCACCGCCGGGGTTTCCGATGGTTTGGGCGAGCCCGAGATCAGCTTTGCCGAGAATCTGAAGCGCATCGCCAGCGTGCCCCTGAGTTACCCGCCGGGCAAAGGTTGGCAATACTCGATGGCCACCGATGTGCTGGGTGCGGTACTGGAACAAGCGTCGGGCCAGAGCCTGCCGGTATTGATGCGCGAGTCAGTCACCGGACCGCTGGGACTAACCGATACCGGGTTTTCCGTGACGGATATAAAACGCCTGTCCGCCGCCTATCAGGATGGATCACCGCAGCCGCTGCGCATGGTCGACAAGGCCACCATCACCTCGGGCAACAGCACTGCGCTGTTTGATGTGCGGCGGATACTTGATCCCCATGCCTACCCTTCCGGCGGCGCTGGCATGGCCGGGACGGCAGGTGACGTTGCGCGGTTCCTGGAAACCATTCGCCAGGGCGGCGCACCGATCCTGTCCGCACACAGCGTGCAGTTGATGGTCACCGATCACGTCGGCGCCATGGTGCAAACCCAGGACCCGGGTTGGGGCTTCGGTTATGGCTGGGCGGTGCTGAATGAGCCCGCGCTGACGGGCACGCCGCAATCCCGGGGCACCTTTGAGTGGGGCGGCGCCTACGGTCACAGCTGGTTTGTCGACCCGCAGCAAAAGCTCACGGTGGTTGCACTGACCAATACGGCCTACGAAGGCATGTCCGGTCTGTTCACCCACCAGTTACGGGATGCGGTGTATCCGCCGAAGTGA
- a CDS encoding oxidoreductase, giving the protein MADKQTPIGSGFDAGTTAQQALAGSDLRGKTVIVTGGYSGIGLETVRVLVDAGAQVIVPARDPEKAERNLSGIIGVEHASLDLLDPISIDRFAENFLASGRALNLLINSAGIMATPLQRDARGLEAQFATNHLGHFQLTARLWPALREANGARVVSVSSLGHRLSPVHFDDPQFEHRPYDKWLAYGQSKTANALFAVALDRRGKAEHVRAFSVHPGEILTDLIRYLDKDDLAFVGALDEHGNIRPASHYKSPEQGAATSLWCAVSPQLEGMGGLYCEDCDVAAWSQDDTRRNGVWPWAVDPEQAERLWALSQQLCNVTL; this is encoded by the coding sequence ATGGCTGACAAACAAACCCCAATTGGCAGCGGCTTCGATGCCGGCACCACCGCCCAGCAAGCCTTGGCGGGTAGCGATTTGCGAGGCAAGACGGTGATTGTCACCGGTGGCTATTCGGGCATTGGCCTGGAAACGGTGCGCGTGTTGGTCGACGCGGGTGCGCAGGTGATCGTTCCCGCCCGGGATCCTGAAAAGGCCGAACGCAACCTCTCGGGCATCATCGGTGTTGAACACGCCAGCCTGGATTTACTCGACCCGATTTCCATCGACCGTTTTGCCGAAAACTTCCTCGCCAGCGGCCGGGCATTGAACCTTCTGATCAATAGCGCCGGAATCATGGCCACCCCCCTGCAACGGGATGCGCGAGGTCTCGAAGCGCAGTTCGCCACCAACCACCTGGGCCACTTCCAGCTAACCGCCCGGTTGTGGCCGGCGCTGCGTGAGGCGAATGGCGCACGCGTGGTTTCGGTATCGTCCCTCGGCCATCGTCTCAGCCCCGTGCATTTCGATGACCCGCAATTTGAACACCGCCCCTATGACAAGTGGCTCGCCTACGGCCAATCAAAAACCGCCAACGCACTATTCGCGGTAGCACTGGACCGACGAGGTAAAGCAGAGCACGTGCGCGCATTTTCCGTGCACCCGGGGGAAATCCTCACCGACTTGATCCGCTATCTGGACAAGGACGACCTGGCATTCGTCGGCGCACTGGATGAGCACGGCAATATCCGCCCCGCCAGTCACTACAAGAGCCCCGAGCAAGGCGCCGCGACGTCGTTGTGGTGCGCTGTCAGCCCGCAACTGGAGGGTATGGGCGGACTCTACTGCGAAGATTGCGACGTGGCCGCTTGGTCGCAGGATGACACCCGCCGTAACGGCGTATGGCCCTGGGCGGTCGACCCGGAGCAGGCCGAACGCTTATGGGCACTGAGTCAACAGTTGTGCAATGTCACGTTGTAG
- a CDS encoding AraC family transcriptional regulator gives MDTLSDVLALLKSHRSTFAGLKAGGAWAINFAAPDGIKFNAVVEGSCWLEVEGLAVPIRLYEGDCFLLTQARPWRLSSNLSPEGLDAREVYADAVGGIATVGATVDLFLIAGRFIYGDDARLLLASLPPVLRVSANSEQAAVLRWCLDRLAREYASPLQGAALMTEHLAQMMLVQILRLYQSSMGAHTTGWLGALTDPRLAPVLRELHAAPARRWTLSEMAVLASQSRSTFALHFKQRVGLAPQEYLTRWRMHLAVQALKASDNSVSTIGQALGYQSDSAFSNAFKRVMACSPREYRERTA, from the coding sequence ATGGATACCCTTTCCGATGTGCTGGCACTGTTAAAAAGCCATCGCTCGACCTTCGCCGGCCTGAAGGCTGGAGGCGCCTGGGCCATCAACTTTGCGGCGCCGGATGGCATCAAGTTCAACGCGGTGGTGGAGGGCAGTTGCTGGCTGGAAGTGGAAGGGCTGGCGGTACCGATACGCTTGTATGAGGGGGATTGTTTCCTGTTGACCCAGGCTCGCCCGTGGAGGCTGTCCAGCAATCTGTCCCCTGAAGGACTCGATGCACGTGAGGTGTATGCCGATGCGGTGGGAGGCATCGCCACGGTGGGTGCCACGGTGGATCTGTTCCTGATCGCCGGACGATTTATCTACGGGGATGACGCCCGACTGTTGCTGGCCAGCCTGCCGCCGGTGCTGCGGGTGAGCGCCAACTCCGAACAGGCCGCCGTATTGCGCTGGTGCCTGGACCGCCTGGCCAGGGAATACGCGAGTCCGTTACAGGGCGCGGCGCTGATGACCGAGCATTTGGCGCAAATGATGTTGGTGCAGATCCTGCGGCTTTATCAATCTTCCATGGGCGCGCATACCACTGGCTGGTTGGGAGCGTTGACCGACCCAAGGCTGGCTCCGGTGCTGCGGGAACTTCACGCAGCACCCGCCCGGCGCTGGACGTTGAGTGAAATGGCCGTGCTTGCGAGCCAATCCCGCTCCACCTTTGCCTTGCACTTCAAACAACGGGTGGGGTTGGCGCCACAGGAATACCTGACCCGGTGGCGCATGCACCTGGCAGTGCAGGCCTTGAAGGCCAGCGACAACAGCGTGTCCACGATCGGCCAGGCCCTGGGTTATCAGTCAGACAGCGCCTTCAGCAATGCCTTCAAGCGTGTGAT